One genomic window of Halanaerobium saccharolyticum subsp. saccharolyticum DSM 6643 includes the following:
- a CDS encoding glycosyltransferase family 4 protein, with the protein MKNLYKNHFRNQNYLMARTGINKIYRYDLEKIISKKDIAYIGALGNRKDLETVFKSLKLIDEKFGKLIIIGGTNDKQINYYNNLAEKIGIEDKIRITGWVERKEIDEILKSVKIGLVPLKDNFFNRNLTSPIKIFNYFSHGIPFVGTDLLSIKEILNQKYGLLYKTRNSKDLANKIEVLNEDKDLYLKIVNNIYDFSEQLLWRKRGSKILNFIDEI; encoded by the coding sequence AAATCATTTCCGTAATCAAAATTATTTAATGGCTAGGACCGGAATTAATAAAATCTATCGCTATGATTTAGAAAAAATAATTTCAAAAAAAGATATTGCCTATATTGGGGCATTAGGAAACCGCAAAGATTTAGAAACTGTATTTAAATCTTTAAAATTAATAGATGAAAAATTTGGCAAATTAATAATTATTGGTGGTACAAATGATAAACAAATAAATTACTATAATAACTTAGCAGAAAAAATAGGTATAGAAGATAAGATTAGAATAACTGGTTGGGTTGAAAGAAAAGAAATTGATGAAATTCTAAAAAGTGTTAAAATTGGTTTAGTACCTTTAAAGGATAATTTTTTTAATCGTAATTTGACTTCTCCAATAAAAATATTTAATTATTTTTCTCATGGAATACCCTTTGTTGGTACAGATTTACTGTCAATTAAAGAAATTTTAAATCAAAAGTATGGTTTGCTTTATAAAACTAGAAATAGTAAAGATTTGGCAAATAAAATTGAAGTTTTGAATGAAGATAAGGATCTTTATCTAAAAATTGTTAATAATATTTATGATTTTAGTGAACAATTATTATGGCGTAAAAGAGGATCAAAAATTTTGAATTTTATTGATGAAATATAA